The sequence ACCAGTAACGTCTTTTTACCCGGACATGCGATACGAATCGAAGTATCCTCCAGTAATTATCCGTGGTATGACGTCAATCCGAATACCGGCGAGACCATTATGACGACTGATAAAATGGTAACAGCCGATCAAGTGATCTACCATGACAGCGAGCATCCATCTTCGATCACGCTGCCAGTGATTCCGAAATCAGAGTAAGCATGAGAAAACCGGGCTTTGAACAGCCCGGTTTCTTTAATCAATTAAGAAAGCACAAAAGTGCAGTCACAGCAGTGATCATATGGAATATGAAGTGGAGTTCCTATAATATGGATTATGTCAACTAACAGCTTAGTGGCTATTTTGAAATATTATGTGTGGTATGATACCGCTCCGTCCAACCACTCCGCGTCCTGCGGGGCACGGCTGGAGCTAACTTTGTGAAGAAGGTCGCTTCACAAAGTGGATCTCCAGCACCTGCATAATCCCGCGGGAGTCTATGTGGTTGGCCTACGCTATGGCTTTGCTCTACAACTAATAATACAGCTAGTATTTTGAGCGGTATCCTTTAGTGTCTATACCTCATCTTTAATATGGATAATGCCTAGAACTGCTGCTTTTCACTGTTACATACGTTGTAGCACTTCCATAAAGCGTAGGAAATAGGCGGAGACTCCCGTGGAATCAGCGCGAGCTGAAGATCCACTTATGAAAGAAAAGAATTTTCTTTCATAAGTTAGCTGAAGCCGTGCCCACAGGACGCGGAGCCTATTTCCGGAGCTTTGATAAGCAGATGAAAACTATCATAATTAACTCCATGTCAGACAGTTCCGGTTTACATAATCCATATTATAGGAAGTTGTTTATTAATGAAGTCAATTAGGACCGGGTGGTTTATGCCCGTTTTTCTTATGTAACTCTATAAGTAACTTAATCCTTAAATACGGTTGCATTCTATGCTATTTTTCATTTGCAGCTATTACATTAGTAATGTTCAATAAATTTGTTCCATTTAATTGGAAAGGTGACGAATGTAATTCGTATTTACATACGCAGGTATAGGAAAAACTCGGCACTCGCTAGAGGTGAAACGAATGCCGAGTTTTTCAAATTTACTTTTTCCATAGTATAAATAAAAGAATTAGCATTACAATATCTAATCGAGCATCAAACAAGAATTGAAAGAAGCCGGTTTCCAGGATAGGCACTTTCGTGAGAAAGAAAGCTGCCACCATAATAATAAATAATGGAATCGCCGCTTGTCTGACATAATAATTAAAAAGGATTAATCCACCACAGATTAATTCTGTCAATCCGACTAGCAGGACGACTAACTCTGGATATGGGAGTCCAAAACCGGCAAATGTACCGGTAAAGTCTGAAATTACAAGTTTCATTATCGCAGAAGCAATGAAGACATAGCCAACAGCATATCGAATTAATTGATGGGCAGTCACATGGTTGGGCATAATAACACCCCTCCTTCGATTAAGTTACTTCTAATGTATGCAGACAAGCAGAGGGACTATGCTAGTTATTCGAATTTTAATCAGGAATCAGAATTGAAGCAGTTTTGCCTGAACTGGATATTAATGTGACAAACGATAAAATTTGGTCTATAATTAACAGTATTTGAACTGTACAATTTTTCTAAATATAGGAAGAAAGCACGTTTAGAGGGGGAGTAATGTTGGATTCAGTTTGGCTCGAGTATGGTTGGACATTATTAGTTTTAATAGGACTTGAAGGACTTTTATCAGCAGACAATGCACTTGTGTTGGCAGTGATCGCGAAGCATTTGCCAGATGATCAGAAAAAGAAGGCGATTAATTACGGGATCATCATGGCGTTCGTCTTTCGATTTGGGGCATTATTTGCTATATCCTTTATCGCAAACGTTTGGCAAGTGCAGGCAATTGGTGCTGCTTACCTGATTTATCTTGGGTTGAAGCACATTATACCCGCTGGAAAAGGCGTGGAGGAAGAAGCAGAGAAAGTAGATAAGCCTGGACAAGCCTTTTGGCCGACAGTGCTAAAAATTGGTGTAGCGGACCTGGCTTTTGCAATAGATTCCATTCTTGCTGCAGTAGCGTTGGCGTTAGCATTACCAGCTTCCGGTTTACCAGACTTTGGTGGTATGGATGCAGCTAAGTTTATCGTTGTTTTATTAGCAGGTGTTTCTGGACTTATCTTAATCAAATTCGCTGCAACATGGTTTGTGAAACTATTAGATGCACGACCTGGTTTAGAAACAACGGCATATACGATCGTTGCCTGGGTTGGAATCAAACTGGCAGTCATTACGCTGTCACATCCATCGGTAGGTGTACTAGACGCACACTTCCCACATAGCACCTTGTGGACCGTTATATTCTGGGGAGTTCTACTAGCAATTGCTGTAGGTGGCTGGTTCTTATCAGATAACCACTCCTCGAAGAAGATGAAGGCGTAAAAGGAAAAATTATTAAGATAGATCATCTTCAAACACAAATCAATACTGGTGAAGACACTAAATATTTTGCAATCAAAGACATAATAAAAGTAAGGATTGTTTAAAATCCTGCAATCGGGTATAATATAAATAGAAAGTCATATCATAATAAAAACCGCAGACGCTACAACGTTTACGGTTACAATAGACCGAACCCCGATAAGAGGGGCGGCGCTAAATAGAGTAAATAACCCCTACACGCTTGCCGGCATATGAGGGGTTATTTTTTATCATTTTTATTGGACATGATAACGCAACTAACATCCCAAAAGAGATCATTAGTGACAAAAACGAAATCATTATTGTCAAAACGTTTTCTATATCCATGAGCGTCACCTCCCTTCTTGAACTAATCAAAGAAGGTAATACCGGTGCGTCACCCCTCATATGAAGCCGATCTATTGTTGTATCTATTATAGCATATATGTAAGTTTAATAGACTTGTTCGACATTATTTGTGATTTATATTCATTCTGATAGTCATTATTCATTGTAGAAATATCTCTATCACACTAAGAAAAAGTAAACTTAATTCAATAAAATCATACAATTTGTTGGTACATCTAATACATCTAATAAAGGATTAGCAACTAGATCATCAAATACATCCTTCGGCATTACAAAAACCTCATTAAATTCCATCCCTTTTTTTAGCTTTTCTTGCTCGTCATTTTCTAAATGTGAAAGAGGTAATTCTTTCATATTGGTACCGGCTATTTTCATAGAACGATCTATTATTCCACCCTGAATGGTAATAGCTTCAATGACCAGTGAAGCATGCTGTAAATAAGTACTATCATTCACCAAAGTATCTAACCGTAACGGGATGAGGTGGGAGCTGATTAATAGGTTAGGTAAAATGCTATAAATTTACAACTGTTTGGCCATCCTCAAATGATTCAGTCGTGATGGAGACGTTCTCGATGAATGAGTCAGAGCTTGGAGAGTATTGTCGTAAGAAAGGTCTCTATCGGGAACAGATTGAGGCTTGGAAAGATTCCTGCCTTCAAGCGAATGGACAAGCATTGGATCAATCCAAGCAGTTAAGTGGTGTATTGAAGGGAGAGCAATTTTAGGGGGTACATTTATCTGATCTTGAAAAGGTTTATACCATGCACCACCCATTATATGGCTGTAAGATGGAGCATTCATATAATCTTGTTTGACTTTCTCGGCTTCCTCGATCGGGTCATGATCGAAAGTTTCTATTTTTCGTTTTAGGTTTAATCCTTCCACTTGCGAACCGATTTCAAAAACTCGGTAATAACGTAGAAAAGTAATCTTTTTTCTTCTTATGTCTCTTCATCTTCCACCTCTAAACATTTCCCAAAAACAACGATTTGACTTTTTTACCTTTCTTTAATTTTCCGCCAGCTTCTTTTATTTGTTTAAAGATCGCATACTCTCCACCACCCAGGAGTAACGTATTAATCCCTCTGTATGCCTTTTGTGTTTTCCAATTGACTGCAATACCGCTTTTGAATGCCTCTTTTATTTACTTATCTCACAAGCAAAAAGCAGTGGTGAACGATCACACCACTGCTTTTCTTTATTCCTCTAGAAAGAATTTATGGAATTCTTCTAACAGATATTCCATTGTAATGGGGTCACTATACGTAATGGCCTTTGTGTTCAATTCAAGTACCTGACCATTTTCGACTGCCGGGATGTTGTTCCAAGTTTCCGTTTCGAAGAAAGAATTGTCCCCATCAGGGTTCTTACTTAAGACCACATAGTCTCCTGCAAACTCTGGAAGAACTTCAAGTGATAACGTATAATACCCTTCAGCCAACGCTTTTTCTTTTACCTTCTCAGGCATACCTAATCCCATTGTCTGGTAAAGTAACTCCGTACCACGTGCCCAGTTGTCGCCGAATACATACAGCTGTTTTGCATCATTTTCGAAAACAGAAACAGTTGCATCTTCACCAATATTAGCTTTGATTTCTTCTCCAGCCTCTTTCGCACGTGTTTCGAAATCCTCTGCCCAGTCTTTTGCTTCCTGTTCTTTGTTAATAATTTTACCTACTTCTACCTGCTGTTCTAAGTAATTTAAGCTGCCCCAGGTAGAAACAATAGTTGGTGCAATTTCTTTCATCTTATCAATGTTTTTCATCCAGGAACCAACGATTATTAAATCTGGCTCTAATTCGATGATTTTCTCTAAATTTTCGTCTGATACGACTTCAATACCGTCCAGTTTGCCTTCCATTAATGGATTATTATATGTCCATTCATCCACACCAACAACATTTCCATCTAATGCAAGTACATTCGGTCCATTAGCTAACGCAACAATACGTTGTGGATTAGAAGGTATTTCAATAGGACCGTCCTCTGATTCATATGTGATCGTTTCCGATGAAGCTTCTTCTGCTTGCTCCTCGTTAGTATTCTCTCCAGAATCGGATTCAGATGCTGATGCATCATCTGTGCTTGATGAATCCTCCGTGTTGCCACAAGCCGCTAATAAAAGTGCTGTTACAAATAAAAATGTTAAAAGTACTTTTTTCAAGCTATTCCCTCTCCTTTTTATGTACTGGCCAACTGCCTAATTATTATATTGATAACAATTATCATTATCACTTATAGTACGGTGATTGATAATGATTGTCAATACTTTTCAATAAAGATTTTTTGATTTCAAGATTTTAAAGAATAGGCTTAACCCACATCAAATTGAAGTATATGATAAAGGCACCTGTAATTCAACTTCATCTTCATTATCATAGGGCGATGCAGGAAGTTGCCTAGTTTCTGGGCCTCCGCGTGAACTTGGACGATAACTTAAACTTTTATGCTTTCCTACCGCAAAAATACCTGCTACTGTTTAAGTGCAGGTATTTCACATTCTAATGTGTTGGCTAGAATTATATATATCCAGAAAGAACCGGGAAAAGTTACGACAAAAAGCAGTCTAATTGCAAAAGAAGATATTCCAGTAAATGAAGCAATACCACCACAAACACCGTGTAAAGAAGTATCAGTCGCCGACCTCTTTAACTTCAATAGAGCCCACTCCCACTAATTGATAAATATTCCTGTTATTAGTATATCATATGGTCAACGAAAGACATCGCCTTTTTTTGCTCTCTGCGCTGTTGTCTCAACAATATGATGGATGATCTTCTCCTTTTTTCTCCATCTCATGACAAGCTTGGATGGATCCATACCATATTCAGCAATAATATCCTTGAGTTGATAAATATCTAACGTTTCCAATCGCGTTTGTAACTGGTCTTCCCCTTCCTCCAGCACTATCACCGGATTAAAAAGAGCAGGTGCGCGCTTTCTCCTTTTCTTAGCTGCGGGCTTGGTCGGGAACAGCTTTTCCAGTTTCTTTGCAAATGCCTGATTGTCCTTCGCTTCCTGGACGATCACTTGAAATAAATCCTCCAATTTCTTGTCTATACTCATGCCTCATACCTCGCAAGAATTTCGCGAGCCAGCAGACAAAACTGATCATACTGCCCCTGATAGCCCCATTTCTGTCTTAACGTTGCAAAATAATGATATTCTGCCGCACTGGCTATTTGATTGTTTTCAGGAAAAATCGTATCAAATAATCGAGCATCCTTCTCCCGTTTCAGTTGTTGAATCGTTTGTTTATGCATGGTGGATTGATGTCTGAATTTGGTTATCACGATGCCAAGCGGTTCAATTTCTTCTCCAATGGTCTCTGAAAAAGAACGGATTCTGGAAATGATTTGTGGGATACCATATGTAGAGAGCACATCAGGAATGGTGGGGATCAAATAGCCATCAGCAATTCTCAGCCCATTTAATGTAATGATACCGAGGTTAGGTGGGCAATCGATTAAAATATAATCATATTGATCCATGATGGGACGGATCGCCTTTTTTAATACATCTACCGGGTTATCACTGTAAAACGGACCTTTTGGGACATTTGCCAGTTCATCCTGTGTATCGATTAAATCTAAGCTCGACGGCAACAAGGACAACGATGTTACCTCTTTCACATTGGAAGCATGCTGCTGCACCGTTTTCTCCAGATTAAACCTGTTTTCCTCCGGTTCGATCGCAT is a genomic window of Gracilibacillus salinarum containing:
- a CDS encoding DoxX family protein, which encodes MPNHVTAHQLIRYAVGYVFIASAIMKLVISDFTGTFAGFGLPYPELVVLLVGLTELICGGLILFNYYVRQAAIPLFIIMVAAFFLTKVPILETGFFQFLFDARLDIVMLILLFILWKK
- a CDS encoding TerC family protein, whose protein sequence is MDSVWLEYGWTLLVLIGLEGLLSADNALVLAVIAKHLPDDQKKKAINYGIIMAFVFRFGALFAISFIANVWQVQAIGAAYLIYLGLKHIIPAGKGVEEEAEKVDKPGQAFWPTVLKIGVADLAFAIDSILAAVALALALPASGLPDFGGMDAAKFIVVLLAGVSGLILIKFAATWFVKLLDARPGLETTAYTIVAWVGIKLAVITLSHPSVGVLDAHFPHSTLWTVIFWGVLLAIAVGGWFLSDNHSSKKMKA
- a CDS encoding iron-hydroxamate ABC transporter substrate-binding protein; this encodes MKKVLLTFLFVTALLLAACGNTEDSSSTDDASASESDSGENTNEEQAEEASSETITYESEDGPIEIPSNPQRIVALANGPNVLALDGNVVGVDEWTYNNPLMEGKLDGIEVVSDENLEKIIELEPDLIIVGSWMKNIDKMKEIAPTIVSTWGSLNYLEQQVEVGKIINKEQEAKDWAEDFETRAKEAGEEIKANIGEDATVSVFENDAKQLYVFGDNWARGTELLYQTMGLGMPEKVKEKALAEGYYTLSLEVLPEFAGDYVVLSKNPDGDNSFFETETWNNIPAVENGQVLELNTKAITYSDPITMEYLLEEFHKFFLEE
- a CDS encoding ParA family protein gives rise to the protein MSTVIATINLKGGVAKTTTTVGLAEVLSATYQKRVLVIDLDPQTNATTMLIGEEKWQELNEQEYTLARLFQDAIEPEENRFNLEKTVQQHASNVKEVTSLSLLPSSLDLIDTQDELANVPKGPFYSDNPVDVLKKAIRPIMDQYDYILIDCPPNLGIITLNGLRIADGYLIPTIPDVLSTYGIPQIISRIRSFSETIGEEIEPLGIVITKFRHQSTMHKQTIQQLKREKDARLFDTIFPENNQIASAAEYHYFATLRQKWGYQGQYDQFCLLAREILARYEA
- a CDS encoding ArdC-like ssDNA-binding domain-containing protein, whose protein sequence is MKEAFKSGIAVNWKTQKAYRGINTLLLGGGEYAIFKQIKEAGGKLKKGKKVKSLFLGNV
- a CDS encoding PspC domain-containing protein, whose amino-acid sequence is MKLKRSATDTSLHGVCGGIASFTGISSFAIRLLFVVTFPGSFWIYIILANTLECEIPALKQ